GCAAGAGGAACAAAACCAAGGCAGCAGCAAGGCCGTCAAATTCCTACTACCAAAGATGAAAGTAAAACtggaacacaaacacactaaaCATCACTACAGGCTGGGCCATTTGATTATGCCAGGAAAGGTTTGACTACACTGCAGGACAGGGAACGCTGCGGCGAACGAAGAACATGGCAAATGCAGCGCAGCCATAACACGTGCTGGATGGCTTCAGCCATTGAAATGATTAGTAGCAATATAATTAGCATCAGCGATTGGTAGCCGAACATGCGTAGAGaatgatgcagcgggaactttttattttactttattttgctGATTATCTTTTATGTTTATTCCATACCGAAGGAACGattgttttgtatattttgttcGTTGCGTTTATTATGTATGTGCTGAGAGGGAAAGGAATAGTTTGACTAGGCTttagagataaaaaaaagggttttattttaattttaaaagctGTGTTTGCGTCAAGTTTGATTTTATCCATTTTTGCATGAGATTTACGGCCGACGGTGTTAGACTTAAAGTTTTAAGCGATTATCAGCAGGGCAGCATGTAAGCTGCACTAGCGTAAATATGGAAATAAACTGAATCAATTCAAGAACAATAAGGTACATGATgaattgttgttattttattattgatttaaaaCTTTGGAAGTATTGTTTGCTCTCTGCAAATTAACggtaaaattaacaaatacaGCCTGAAcccactggttgaacttcgattgaATCCTGCCAACAATGTGCTTGTACACAAAGGCTGGCATGTgctatgtgctttttagttggcacgttttttccccacattttttttaaatttttttctcTACAAGCCATGAGATTGTTgggatttttttcaaaaatatgattttcagtacaaacgcatgctttttaactATCAGCAaactatcgagcgttcaactaaaaagcatgcgaactaaaaaagcgttcaactgaATTCTCACTGTATTGCCGCCGAAAGGTCCTATAACTTCAAGTTCGCAAACTTTGAGCTCGCCCGCTACGCGCTGTGGATATCTTTGTGTACACACCTTATGCTGCTGGCGAAAACATATGTTGGGGCGAAATTTGGTAAACGTCAAACGATCCAATCGTAAACAACGCGCACGTGCATTCGGGAAACGATTTTCAGAAACATTTCGTCGATCAGACAGTAAAAACTAAATCAAAATGTATCTGATGTAcgatttaaatgaaaatggcGAAAGGGTTTACACCCTGAAGGTAAGAGGAAAGAGCGTTATTCTTTGAGACCGGTCTTTTTAACCGTTTCCCTGCTCTTGCAGAAAAACAACGCAGAAGGCAAGCCGACCCAATCAGCGCATCCGGCAAGATTTTCTCCAGAGGACAAGTACTCTCGCTACCGTATCATCATTAAGAAGCGTTTTGGATTGCTGCTGACGCAGAAGCCCGAGCCCGTGTACTGATCGGCTGAATCGTTCAAAATTCCACTCTaccgtttaaaaataaagctcCGAATTTAAGATGTAACTTCCTACCGTTTATTGCGTGTCCGTTTCTATCGCTTCGATTTACTTCAGCTTTCGACTCAAACCGACCGTATAATCATACAGCTTCGTGTTGGTAAACTCGCCCCGCATATCCAGCATGTAAAACAGTGCCCTGTTCTTGATCTTCACCGGTACCGTGACACGTGCTGCCTCGCGGGACTCCTGCGCGGAAACGTACTTCAGCGGCACGTCCATGATTCGGTTGGTCCCGAACGGAGCATATGTAACGACGCTCACCTTGTCGCCACCTTTGCGCAACACCAAATATCGTACGGATCGCAACGTGAACATCCACGAAGCGAACAGCACTCCGTATCCTAGAAGAGAACCCCCCACATTGGCGTGAATTATAGaccttttttaatttgtttttcgaGCATCACTCACCTATGAAGAAGCACATAATCGCTATGCCATTGCGGTATTTATTTTCTCCCAAATTTACCCTTTTGTACCATGGCAGCTCCTCTTTGCCATCTTCCTGCACGGGGGCATCCTTCAGTGTGGTGTAGGAAAAGTGGCACAGATAGCCCCAGAACAGAAATTGGGACACGGCAAAGATGTTCAACACTTTGAAGAATCGCGGATTTTCGTACTTAAACAGCATCACATCCTTGGGAACTTTGGTGTTCACATCGTACACGCGGTTTGCCGGTGCTTGGGTCGACTGCCCCCGCTGTACGGTCGAACGGATCACACTCCCGCAGGACGGTAACGGGTTCCTAGAGTAGCTAGAATCAAAGTCGGCTTACCCAGGTGACCATTGAGCGAGGACAGCAACCGTAAAATCATGTTTTGAAcgattgttgttgcttttcgcGCGAATAAATTATTAGTTATCTAACTGCATTATGAAGCGGCgaagtttgtttatatttacacTAGGAATATCCCCTCCAATCATATGGGACTAAAAATGGCCATCAACGTGACATTTATGAAAACagaatttcatatttttttcatcaaaCTATAGAAAATAGTTTTATTAGTGTGCTTTGAAagtaacacaaataaatattgaTTAAAACACGAGATACATCGGTCTAGAGATAACATCTTTTAGCgtcaaatttatttgttttatgaaaAGTATTCAATTACATTAGCTTTGAAATGGATCAAAAGAATGCATAATTATGCTACTCTATGACTCAAAGGATTGCTAGAATTTCATAGAGAGTAATTAAGAGGCAATAGATAAAATGAGCTCAAAAAATGACATTTGCGATTGACATCAAAACAGATAGTGTGGAGTGCGCCAATGATCTGATTATAATCACAACATGCACTTTGcgataaattatattatttttataattcatgaatactatcattttgcttttgctaTATAATGCGCAAAATGCTACATAACCTTTCTCATTCCCTGCATAGTTTacattcttattattatttttctggAGGTGGTGTATTTTCTTACTAAAACAATGATATTGTAGCAGCAAGTTGACATATTAGCTCTGAAAACAGTGTATGGCTGCTATGAAATGTTATAGGACATGATGATCATTCGGTagaaatggtttttatcgGATAGTATACTACCAGCTAAACAATTGAGTAAACAAAGGTGATCactaaatgaaacaaaattctaaaaaaaaaaaacacacacacacttttcgcGGAGAGAGCGCAACTGCGAAAGAGAAATATAGATggctagagagagagcgtcATTGctagaactgtcaaacttatAGGCGCCTTtgtgagagagacagagagaaagagagcaaagcaagttgtgaaaaatatttcactatCACTTTTCGTTAGTGTTTGTGTAGCCTTTGTGCAGTGAGGACGTGTATTTAGTGCTTCTTAGTGCTCCCGTGGTCCTTATTAAGGTTTCACATGAAACAATTTCTCCTACACAGTAAGTAGTTGGTAATAAGTTCATTATATGTTTACATTACACAATAACAATTGTTATTAATAGTATTTCTTATTCCTATTCGGCACTTTTAGTAACGTTTTATAgttaattttttgtaatagatatattaaaacatttattactTATCATACAAATCAAATGCTGAATTCTCATTATTCTAATGTTCAACTATAAAGGTCAGTCCTGTGTTGACATTATAAAAGTCGACCACAATTCTCCTTTAACTAATCTATCGTCATTAGTTGACAATAACAACATTACATTGCTCCGAACGACATAAGGAACTCCATACGAGTGCCCGTGTACGCTTATATAAGGTTCACCTCATATAACTTTTGTATGATAATATGCCtgtacaacacaacacaccgaGAATAGCAGTCGGTAATAGCgcatgagtgtgtgcgtgtagcgaaatcgcacacacagcaaagcTACCGACGCGCAAACATGTCTCTCTTGTGGTGTGACGGTGCTAGTGTTGGTGGTAAGCGTGCTTCACGGAGGCACAGCAAACCCGGCCAGTAACAGCCGCTTGCGATCTGTTCGTTCACGCTGTAGCACCTTTTCGCCAATCAGTCCATGCACATGGTGAAGGAGGATTATAGTTTCGCTATTTTTtgccaaaatatcactgtgAACGATGTATGAGCAAGGGTTGTCTGATACGACTTTTGTTTGCAATGATAGTTATGTCGGGTATTCTCCCCGCAATCAATCCCAAAACCTCGAATGGTTGAAATAAAATTCTACCCGTAACCAATTTCATCATTGTTTATCATGGTGGTGGACGGATAGTTGTATCTTTCTCTTACGAAATGGTAGTAGTATTGCTACCTTAATTTCATGTTGATATCTTGAACTCTTTTGGAAATGGTCTCAAGCAGGTCTTTCAGCTTgataacttcttcttcttcttttagtTGTATGTTTTTCTGCTTTCGTTCACTGCTCTCTGAGCAAGAGGCACATGTTCATTTAGCCTAGAGGCTTTTATTCCTGTTGGCCGAATGTTTAATCTCGCAAAAATTTTGTCTTTTCAAAACAGAAAGAtgttaataattaattttgcaatcaaatcaaaaattagaaacaaATAATCATCTAACAAACACAActgcaacacaacaacaagagCAACAATAACGAAACATAAGTATTGCTCTCGCTGTACATCCCTAGAGAATGCAATACTTTTCTCGCGATGTACGGATTGATTACGTTGACGTCGTTGTGTGGACACAAATGGAagatttacacacacacattcacgttTCTTAGCAGAACTGCTCAAATGACTTTTTTTCGACGAAAAGTATTGCATGACATGAATATAGCAATAGAGGAATATATATCGAAACGATCGCAAAATATATGTAGCGAAGCCAATTCTTCAAAATAGGTTAAAATGGAACTCGCTCTTCATAGTTGATATTCCAATGGAAGCGGCGTATTCGTTGTATAAGTGTTGTTAGGTCTATATCAAGAACGGGTGTAGTTTCAGCTATGGGGCTATATTGGTCTTAA
This sequence is a window from Anopheles merus strain MAF unplaced genomic scaffold, AmerM5.1 LNR4000746, whole genome shotgun sequence. Protein-coding genes within it:
- the LOC121602976 gene encoding H/ACA ribonucleoprotein complex subunit 3-like, which codes for MYLMYDLNENGERVYTLKKNNAEGKPTQSAHPARFSPEDKYSRYRIIIKKRFGLLLTQKPEPVY
- the LOC121602981 gene encoding transmembrane protein 223-like; protein product: DFDSSYSRNPLPSCGSVIRSTVQRGQSTQAPANRVYDVNTKVPKDVMLFKYENPRFFKVLNIFAVSQFLFWGYLCHFSYTTLKDAPVQEDGKEELPWYKRVNLGENKYRNGIAIMCFFIGYGVLFASWMFTLRSVRYLVLRKGGDKVSVVTYAPFGTNRIMDVPLKYVSAQESREAARVTVPVKIKNRALFYMLDMRGEFTNTKLYDYTVGLSRKLK